From a single Mycolicibacterium mengxianglii genomic region:
- a CDS encoding FAD-dependent oxidoreductase: MMTRIPRRATSPSRLGERAVVLGASMAGLVAATVLADFFETVTVIERDVLPDHPAVRRGVPQGRHVHVLLQRGAQVLDELFPGLLDELAAAGAPAWNDADLSELHLSFGGHEMIRWGRLPIEPKDMAIYMPSRPFLEWHVRRRLQAMRNVTILEGHDVTGLTSTADRRRVTGVRMVDRNSAAERELTADIVTDATGRGAHTSAFLERLGYGRPAEDHIVMHTTYVSQSLRIPKGTLKEKLVDIGPGPGRPTGMFLVGNEDNTWVFTVFGMVGHQPPPDFAGMLSFAGEYCPAHLLAALRAAEPIGEVAQHRMPSSRWRRYDKMPRLPDGLLVCGDAVCSFNPIYGQGMTVAALDAVALRDCLRRGGPDLPRRYFRASARSIKVAWRIAAGSDLAIPKVQGRRSRSMRATSRLVDWMLVACESDPVVAARFFKVNGLIDPPVRLLHPATVYRLAVANLRRRRGAAPSRQAERSCGAESRPA; this comes from the coding sequence ATGATGACGAGGATTCCACGCCGAGCCACGAGTCCGTCGCGGCTCGGCGAGCGTGCGGTTGTCCTCGGGGCGAGTATGGCGGGACTGGTTGCCGCGACGGTGCTGGCCGATTTCTTCGAGACCGTCACTGTCATCGAGCGAGATGTGCTCCCAGATCACCCCGCGGTCCGACGAGGAGTACCGCAGGGCCGTCATGTTCATGTTCTGCTGCAGCGCGGCGCGCAGGTCTTGGATGAGCTGTTCCCCGGGTTGCTCGATGAGCTGGCCGCCGCCGGCGCTCCCGCCTGGAACGACGCGGATCTGTCCGAACTTCACTTGTCTTTCGGTGGCCACGAAATGATCCGCTGGGGCAGGCTACCGATCGAGCCGAAGGATATGGCGATCTACATGCCGAGCAGGCCGTTTCTGGAATGGCACGTCCGGCGGCGCCTACAGGCAATGCGGAACGTCACCATTCTGGAGGGCCACGACGTGACCGGCTTGACCTCGACGGCGGATCGTCGTCGCGTCACCGGGGTGCGGATGGTCGACCGAAACAGCGCTGCTGAAAGGGAATTGACGGCCGATATTGTCACCGACGCGACGGGCCGCGGGGCCCACACGTCGGCTTTTCTGGAGCGCCTTGGGTACGGCCGACCAGCCGAGGACCACATCGTCATGCACACGACCTACGTAAGCCAATCGCTGCGGATCCCCAAGGGCACCCTGAAAGAAAAGCTGGTCGACATCGGGCCCGGGCCGGGCCGGCCAACCGGGATGTTCCTCGTCGGTAACGAGGACAACACGTGGGTGTTCACTGTCTTCGGAATGGTGGGGCACCAGCCGCCCCCCGACTTTGCAGGCATGCTGTCTTTCGCCGGTGAGTACTGCCCCGCCCACCTGCTCGCGGCGTTGCGCGCCGCCGAACCGATCGGCGAGGTGGCACAGCACCGCATGCCGTCGAGTCGGTGGCGACGCTACGACAAGATGCCTCGCTTGCCCGACGGCCTGCTCGTGTGTGGCGACGCGGTATGCAGCTTCAACCCGATCTACGGCCAAGGAATGACAGTGGCTGCGCTGGACGCTGTGGCGCTGCGGGACTGTCTGCGGCGCGGCGGTCCCGACCTGCCACGGCGATACTTCCGCGCCTCCGCGAGATCGATCAAGGTGGCCTGGCGGATTGCCGCAGGTTCTGACCTGGCAATCCCCAAGGTGCAAGGACGACGGTCGCGGTCTATGCGCGCCACTTCCCGTCTCGTGGATTGGATGCTGGTGGCGTGTGAGTCCGATCCTGTTGTCGCCGCTCGCTTCTTCAAGGTGAACGGTCTCATCGACCCTCCGGTTCGCCTGCTCCATCCCGCCACGGTGTACCGGCTGGCGGTCGCCAACCTGCGACGCCGGCGAGGCGCCGCACCATCCCGGCAAGCGGAAAGGTCCTGCGGGGCCGAAAGCCGGCCGGCCTGA
- a CDS encoding peroxidase family protein gives MFELRLIPELWGRRSAAVAEAGGTTELSAARSAHRACRLHLSLLLLIDATDPPVRNSKAPGRPPRAIITIHLLLRGPVFVMNSSNGMNSNSTMAKTRICPGSRRDSAFLTGAKVSIFDTSAFPCKESRMSSSEALEALARREYERALALLEADLTAGPEGELHALAGLAGFQLERYDVAVQHYAAALQTDGERNDWREMLVLAQANAAAGVNVPVPERRYFDRAELLARPSVGEGVLPAPLPRLPGPGPGKRLRLLAGNTLGVPATGVMYGVTHLWGRVAGHLDTGVWTNWYHRHKALGVLTLAYMREQLNQHNLSSSYPEGTLVGFQPAGQIPPPGVTRFRTADGSWNNLADPMEGAAGTRFLRNVKPSDVRPETGEQLLTPNPREISRRLLTRTCGADGRPAVAEVPFLNMLAASWIQFMNGDWINHGEILFDDVIEVPLPQDDPARDRYLQNTMRIGKTQPDPTRVGDREPAATSSINEVTHWWDGSQIYGSDQATQDRLRSRQLGKMRIERDGTLPVDSTGVEITGYTRNWWVGLAMLHTLFVREHNAICDMLHEAYPDWDDNRLFNVARLINAAVMAKIHSVEWTPAILPNHALDIGLNANWFGLLNIVLHKGKTRRTLSSINIRNPEIGGIVGNPVNKHRRAFGLTEEFVEVYRLHSMLPETLRLRRRGVDHVVEEVPFPETRQSGSAGITERHAMSDLFYSFGNQHPGKLELNNFPRFMQELSIPGNAFFDMGAVDIVRARERGVPRYNQFRRQLRLKPIRSFDDLSDDVDVRAKLKSVYGDKPEDVEKLDLLIGTLAEAHRPTGFGFGETLFQIFILNASRRLQADRFYTDCFNDDVYTREGMQWIDQTDLKTVLLRHHPELADTGLANIKNAFEPWDEGPILSRERHPLRAYDSELKRRWWRGDGYRHG, from the coding sequence TTGTTTGAACTCCGCCTGATCCCCGAGTTGTGGGGCAGGCGTTCCGCAGCCGTCGCAGAAGCGGGCGGCACGACGGAGTTGAGTGCCGCACGCTCGGCACATCGCGCCTGCCGGCTCCATCTGAGCCTCCTGCTGCTGATCGATGCTACTGATCCACCGGTACGCAACTCTAAAGCTCCCGGGCGACCACCGCGCGCCATTATTACCATCCACCTCCTTCTGCGCGGTCCTGTATTCGTCATGAATTCGTCTAACGGGATGAATTCGAATTCGACAATGGCGAAAACACGCATTTGCCCAGGTTCCCGGCGGGATTCGGCCTTTCTCACAGGCGCAAAAGTCAGTATTTTCGATACGTCCGCTTTTCCATGCAAGGAGAGCCGCATGTCTTCCAGCGAGGCATTGGAAGCTTTGGCGCGGCGTGAATATGAACGCGCCCTGGCATTATTGGAAGCCGATCTCACCGCGGGTCCCGAGGGTGAACTCCACGCGCTGGCGGGGCTCGCCGGCTTTCAACTCGAGCGTTACGACGTGGCTGTGCAGCACTACGCTGCCGCGCTGCAAACCGACGGGGAGCGCAACGACTGGCGCGAGATGCTCGTCCTCGCACAGGCCAATGCCGCCGCCGGTGTGAACGTGCCGGTGCCTGAACGGCGTTACTTCGACCGTGCCGAGCTCCTTGCGCGCCCCTCGGTGGGTGAGGGAGTGTTGCCCGCTCCACTGCCGCGCTTGCCGGGACCCGGCCCCGGCAAGCGACTGCGCCTGCTCGCGGGCAACACCCTGGGCGTGCCGGCGACAGGGGTGATGTACGGCGTCACACACCTGTGGGGTCGGGTCGCCGGGCATCTGGACACCGGCGTCTGGACCAACTGGTATCACCGCCACAAGGCGCTGGGCGTACTGACGCTGGCCTACATGCGTGAGCAGCTGAACCAGCACAACTTGTCCAGCAGCTACCCCGAGGGGACACTGGTCGGCTTCCAGCCCGCGGGCCAGATCCCGCCCCCGGGGGTGACTCGTTTCCGCACCGCCGACGGAAGCTGGAACAACCTCGCCGATCCGATGGAAGGTGCCGCAGGCACGCGCTTCCTGCGCAACGTCAAACCGTCGGACGTCCGACCCGAGACGGGTGAGCAACTTCTGACGCCTAACCCGCGCGAGATCAGCCGCCGGCTGCTGACGCGCACGTGCGGTGCCGACGGCAGGCCGGCGGTGGCCGAAGTTCCCTTTCTCAACATGCTGGCCGCGTCGTGGATCCAGTTCATGAACGGCGACTGGATCAACCACGGTGAGATCTTGTTCGACGATGTGATCGAAGTACCACTGCCCCAGGATGACCCGGCCCGCGATCGCTACCTGCAGAACACCATGCGTATCGGTAAGACGCAGCCCGACCCGACGCGCGTTGGTGATCGGGAGCCGGCCGCCACCAGCTCCATCAACGAGGTCACGCATTGGTGGGACGGCTCGCAGATCTACGGCAGCGACCAAGCCACGCAGGACCGCCTGCGTAGCCGCCAGCTCGGAAAGATGCGAATCGAGCGTGACGGCACGCTGCCGGTGGACAGCACGGGTGTGGAGATCACTGGCTATACGCGCAACTGGTGGGTGGGCCTTGCGATGTTGCACACCCTGTTCGTGCGCGAGCACAACGCCATCTGCGACATGCTGCACGAGGCCTACCCAGACTGGGACGACAACCGGCTTTTCAATGTCGCGCGGCTCATCAACGCCGCGGTCATGGCCAAGATTCACTCGGTCGAATGGACGCCGGCCATTCTGCCCAACCACGCGCTGGACATCGGGCTGAATGCCAACTGGTTCGGCCTCTTGAACATCGTTCTGCACAAAGGAAAGACGCGAAGGACTCTGTCCAGCATCAATATTCGCAACCCCGAGATCGGGGGCATCGTCGGCAATCCGGTCAACAAGCACCGCCGCGCATTCGGGCTGACCGAGGAATTCGTTGAGGTCTACCGGTTGCATTCGATGCTGCCCGAGACACTGCGACTGCGCCGACGCGGTGTCGATCACGTCGTGGAGGAGGTGCCCTTTCCAGAGACGCGACAGAGCGGGTCGGCCGGCATCACCGAGCGTCACGCGATGTCCGATCTGTTCTACTCGTTCGGCAATCAGCACCCGGGAAAGCTGGAGCTGAACAACTTTCCGCGTTTCATGCAGGAGCTGAGCATCCCGGGCAACGCGTTCTTCGACATGGGCGCGGTGGACATCGTGCGGGCGCGGGAACGTGGCGTGCCGCGGTACAACCAGTTCCGCCGCCAGCTGCGGCTCAAACCGATCCGCAGCTTTGACGATCTCAGTGACGATGTCGATGTCCGGGCGAAACTGAAATCGGTATACGGCGACAAGCCGGAGGATGTCGAGAAGCTCGACCTCCTCATCGGCACCCTCGCCGAAGCCCACCGGCCCACCGGCTTCGGTTTCGGCGAGACGCTGTTCCAGATCTTCATCTTGAACGCCAGCCGCCGACTGCAGGCCGATCGCTTCTACACCGACTGCTTCAACGACGACGTCTACACCAGGGAAGGCATGCAGTGGATCGACCAGACCGACTTGAAGACCGTGCTCCTGCGCCACCACCCCGAGCTCGCCGACACCGGGCTGGCCAACATCAAGAACGCCTTCGAACCCTGGGACGAAGGGCCCATCCTGAGCCGTGAGCGCCACCCGCTGCGCGCCTACGACTCCGAATTGAAGCGCCGCTGGTGGCGTGGCGACGGATACCGTCATGGTTAG
- a CDS encoding 4-hydroxybenzoate 3-monooxygenase, with amino-acid sequence MTADLRTQVVIIGAGPAGMLLSHLLAADGVESIVLETRSQDYVASRIRAGILEQSTVDLLRSCGLGERLEREGDRHRGIYLQWPHERHHIDFVDLTGRSVWVYGQTEVQKDLIDARTAAGQQIHYEVAETNLHDIESVHPAVTFTDVDGRRRTVRADVVAGCDGSFGPSRDQVPQHASHRWERVYPYSWFGILADVAPSTDELIYAWHGDGFALHSMRSATVSRFYLQVPNGTESKDWSDERIWEALATRLGHGQDGWELTTAPITDKTVLPMRSFVQTPMRHGRLFLAGDAAHIVPPTGAKGLNLAVADVALLAPALVDLVHKDDDRLADSYSDTALRRVWRCTHFSWWMTTMLHHGQDPFDEQLQLSQLRWVTASKAGATGLAENYAGLPIGF; translated from the coding sequence ATGACCGCCGACTTGCGCACCCAGGTGGTGATCATCGGCGCCGGCCCCGCCGGCATGCTCCTGTCACACCTGCTCGCCGCGGACGGCGTCGAATCGATAGTGCTGGAAACCCGCTCGCAGGACTACGTCGCATCCCGGATCCGCGCCGGGATCCTCGAGCAGTCCACGGTCGACCTGCTGCGCAGCTGCGGTCTGGGGGAGCGGCTCGAACGCGAAGGTGACCGGCACCGCGGCATCTACCTGCAGTGGCCGCACGAGCGCCACCACATCGACTTCGTGGACCTGACCGGGCGCTCGGTCTGGGTCTACGGGCAGACCGAGGTGCAGAAGGACCTGATCGACGCCCGGACCGCCGCCGGCCAGCAGATCCACTACGAAGTCGCCGAGACCAACCTGCACGACATTGAAAGCGTCCACCCCGCAGTCACATTCACCGACGTCGACGGACGCCGGCGGACGGTCAGAGCTGACGTGGTGGCGGGCTGCGACGGGTCGTTCGGCCCCAGCCGCGACCAGGTGCCCCAGCACGCCAGCCACCGCTGGGAAAGGGTCTACCCGTACTCCTGGTTCGGCATCCTTGCCGACGTCGCCCCGTCGACCGACGAGCTGATCTACGCCTGGCACGGCGACGGCTTCGCCTTGCATTCGATGCGGTCGGCGACGGTCTCCCGCTTCTACCTGCAGGTGCCGAACGGCACCGAATCCAAAGACTGGTCCGACGAACGAATTTGGGAAGCGCTGGCGACCCGACTGGGCCACGGCCAGGACGGCTGGGAACTCACCACCGCGCCGATCACCGACAAGACCGTGCTGCCGATGCGGTCATTCGTCCAGACCCCGATGCGACACGGGCGCCTGTTCCTCGCCGGCGACGCCGCCCACATCGTCCCGCCGACCGGGGCCAAGGGTCTCAACCTCGCCGTCGCCGACGTCGCCCTGCTCGCACCCGCGCTGGTGGACCTGGTTCACAAGGACGATGACCGGCTCGCCGACAGCTATTCCGACACCGCCCTGCGGCGCGTCTGGCGGTGCACCCACTTCTCGTGGTGGATGACCACGATGCTGCATCACGGGCAGGATCCGTTCGACGAGCAACTGCAGCTCTCCCAACTGCGTTGGGTCACCGCGAGCAAGGCGGGTGCGACGGGTCTGGCGGAGAACTACGCGGGCCTGCCCATCGGCTTCTAG
- a CDS encoding ATP-binding protein, with translation MAIAAAVGSERLREMMTDIFSRAATINRRYGGALNQFTGDGIMALFGAPTALEDHAFRACLAALDIQEQMAQLAGEVLRRDGVILQLRVGLNSGRVIAGGIGSGPTGYTAIGEQVVLAQRMESVAPPGGVMLSESTARLVEHATMLEAPELVWVKGAQEPLPARRLLGAAAERERGGRREPTLVGRIGELDIIAGILDEAISGAGCVAGVVGPPGIGKSRLMHEAVTLAAGRGVRVFTVSCESHTREVPFQVVARLLRTVFGVSDLDGHEGRARVRARLTAADPEDLLLLDDLLGIGDPDTAPPAITSDARRRRLAALLKAAVLIQATPAMYVIEDAHWIDEVSESMFAELVTVVPQSRSLVLITYRPEYRGALSKTPGTPGRTISLAPLNPAETAALTAELLGDDPSVRELAARIAEQAAGNPFFVEEMVRDLAERSVLQGDRGSYLCRDDAADIGVPGTLLATIAARVDRLTRPAKHFLYAAAVIGARFGPELVDSLIDDTEGSEAVAELLQAELIDRVTFTPRPEYAFRHPLTRAVAYESQLRSDRAILHRRLAVAIEQEDPGSADENAALIAGHLEAAGDLRAAFDWHMRAGGWLVVRDVCAARRSWQRARQVADRLPSNTPDRTSMQIVPRTLLCGTVWRAGGTVADTDFDELRRLCTTAGDTVSLAIATAGYIMALTFFNRFREAAQVASELSDLLESIGDPTLTVALLFAAIYAKCEAGEMIEALRLADRVVDLADGDATKGNLILGSPLSTAIAMRGHVKMCLGMPGWLHDAADSIAMAAPLDPTSYVFALLWKYVASIPLGALPPNATAMFETAEALRIAEQTSDDFVLGMGRLSRGLALVCCDGPQRDTGLDLFTQARDAAVADRFSLSALTIVDPEFAMAKARTGDLDGAIEMARSVVDGAHESGDMIWLGRATAVLVELLLRRSSAADLFEAQAVINRLAAVPTDPGFVLHELPLLRSRALLARAHDDEDSCRNLLEHYRAKAAAAGFEALVAAADATVINSQRGKPRPLRSETRSSITTLTNP, from the coding sequence ATGGCGATCGCTGCCGCGGTGGGATCGGAGCGGCTGCGCGAGATGATGACGGACATCTTCAGCCGTGCGGCAACGATCAACCGGCGCTACGGTGGCGCGTTGAACCAGTTCACCGGCGATGGCATCATGGCGCTGTTCGGGGCGCCAACGGCGCTGGAGGATCACGCTTTTCGGGCCTGTCTGGCGGCCCTGGACATCCAGGAGCAGATGGCGCAGCTGGCCGGCGAAGTCCTGCGGCGTGATGGCGTCATCCTGCAACTTCGGGTGGGGCTCAACTCAGGCCGGGTGATCGCCGGCGGAATCGGCTCTGGCCCAACGGGGTACACCGCGATCGGCGAGCAGGTTGTGTTGGCGCAACGGATGGAATCGGTCGCCCCGCCGGGCGGGGTCATGCTCAGCGAGTCCACCGCGCGGCTGGTCGAACACGCAACCATGCTGGAGGCGCCCGAGTTGGTATGGGTAAAGGGCGCCCAGGAGCCGTTACCCGCGCGTCGGTTACTGGGGGCCGCTGCTGAGCGCGAGAGGGGCGGTCGGCGCGAGCCGACCCTGGTGGGGCGCATCGGGGAGCTGGACATCATCGCCGGCATCCTCGATGAGGCGATCAGCGGTGCCGGGTGTGTGGCCGGGGTGGTCGGGCCACCCGGTATCGGCAAGAGCCGACTCATGCACGAGGCCGTGACACTGGCTGCCGGACGCGGGGTCAGGGTGTTCACAGTATCGTGCGAATCCCATACCCGAGAGGTCCCGTTCCAGGTGGTAGCGCGGCTGCTACGGACGGTGTTCGGGGTCAGCGACCTCGACGGGCACGAGGGCCGCGCGCGGGTGCGGGCGCGGCTCACGGCCGCCGACCCGGAGGACCTGCTACTGCTCGACGACCTGCTCGGAATCGGCGACCCCGACACCGCGCCGCCCGCCATCACCTCCGATGCCCGCCGGCGCCGATTGGCGGCCTTGTTGAAGGCCGCCGTCTTGATCCAGGCCACACCAGCGATGTATGTGATCGAGGACGCGCACTGGATCGACGAAGTCAGCGAGTCCATGTTCGCTGAGTTGGTCACGGTAGTGCCCCAGAGCCGATCACTGGTGCTGATCACCTATCGCCCCGAATACCGGGGGGCTCTGTCAAAGACGCCGGGCACACCGGGTCGAACGATCTCCCTGGCACCGCTGAACCCGGCGGAGACCGCAGCGTTGACCGCCGAGCTACTTGGTGATGACCCGTCGGTGCGTGAGCTCGCCGCGCGGATTGCCGAACAGGCCGCTGGAAACCCGTTTTTCGTCGAGGAGATGGTGCGCGATCTGGCGGAACGCAGTGTGCTCCAGGGTGATCGCGGTTCCTACCTGTGCCGTGACGACGCCGCTGACATCGGGGTGCCGGGCACTCTGCTGGCGACCATCGCCGCCCGCGTCGACCGCCTCACCAGGCCGGCCAAACACTTTCTGTACGCCGCGGCGGTCATCGGTGCGCGGTTCGGGCCTGAGCTGGTCGACTCCTTGATCGATGACACCGAGGGATCCGAGGCGGTCGCCGAGCTGCTACAGGCGGAGCTGATCGATCGGGTGACGTTCACCCCACGCCCCGAGTACGCGTTTCGGCACCCGTTGACCCGGGCGGTGGCCTACGAGTCGCAGTTGAGGTCTGATCGCGCCATACTGCACCGGCGCCTGGCCGTCGCGATCGAGCAGGAGGACCCGGGCTCTGCTGACGAGAACGCCGCCCTGATCGCCGGGCACCTGGAGGCCGCCGGGGATCTGCGCGCGGCGTTCGACTGGCACATGCGCGCCGGCGGCTGGTTGGTCGTCCGAGACGTGTGCGCGGCCCGCAGGAGTTGGCAGCGGGCCCGCCAGGTCGCCGACCGGCTGCCCAGCAACACCCCAGACCGCACGTCGATGCAGATCGTGCCCCGAACCTTGTTGTGCGGCACCGTCTGGCGGGCCGGCGGCACTGTCGCTGACACCGACTTCGACGAACTGCGACGTCTGTGCACAACGGCTGGCGACACAGTATCGCTGGCGATCGCGACGGCCGGGTACATCATGGCGTTGACCTTCTTCAACCGCTTCCGCGAGGCGGCCCAAGTGGCGTCGGAGCTCAGTGACCTGCTCGAGTCCATCGGAGATCCGACGCTGACCGTGGCCCTGCTGTTCGCGGCGATCTACGCCAAATGCGAAGCGGGCGAGATGATCGAGGCCTTGCGATTGGCCGATCGTGTCGTCGATCTGGCCGATGGCGATGCCACCAAAGGCAACCTGATCTTGGGCTCTCCGCTGAGCACGGCAATCGCGATGCGGGGTCACGTCAAGATGTGCCTGGGAATGCCGGGATGGCTGCACGACGCGGCCGATTCGATCGCGATGGCCGCGCCTCTCGACCCGACGAGCTACGTTTTCGCGCTGTTGTGGAAGTACGTTGCCTCGATTCCGCTCGGGGCGCTGCCCCCCAACGCGACCGCGATGTTCGAGACCGCAGAAGCACTGCGGATCGCGGAGCAAACCAGCGACGACTTCGTTCTCGGAATGGGGCGACTCAGCCGAGGTCTGGCCCTGGTGTGTTGTGATGGCCCGCAACGCGATACGGGTCTCGACTTGTTCACCCAGGCCCGCGACGCCGCGGTCGCGGATCGTTTTTCCCTCAGTGCTCTGACGATCGTCGACCCCGAGTTCGCAATGGCGAAGGCCCGCACTGGTGATCTCGATGGTGCCATCGAAATGGCCCGTTCAGTCGTAGACGGCGCGCACGAAAGCGGCGACATGATCTGGTTGGGGCGAGCCACAGCCGTGCTGGTGGAACTTCTTCTACGGCGAAGTTCCGCCGCTGACCTCTTCGAAGCGCAGGCCGTGATCAACCGACTGGCCGCAGTCCCCACCGACCCCGGCTTCGTATTGCACGAACTTCCCCTGCTGCGTTCGCGGGCACTGCTCGCGCGGGCGCATGACGACGAAGACAGCTGCCGGAACCTCCTCGAACACTATCGCGCGAAGGCAGCAGCAGCCGGCTTCGAGGCGCTCGTGGCCGCTGCAGACGCTACTGTCATCAACTCCCAGAGAGGCAAACCGAGGCCGCTGCGTTCTGAAACTCGGTCATCCATAACGACTCTCACAAACCCGTGA
- a CDS encoding HNH endonuclease signature motif containing protein, whose product MSSSATSLAAAGMTPAQRLEVLFDELAELTGHRNSIDGRIVEIVAEIDHDGLWGNTGARSVQGLVAWKLGMSSANAGAIATIAHRLPEFPRCAEGLREGRFSLDQIGVIANKAADGSDEHYAQLAENATVGQLRTAIKLEPRPEPQPAPEKESESRHEPPRSITKTSDDQSATWHITLPHDEAAVFDAALQSHQDGLVAEWRRAHADAVSEHTPPFPNAVDGFMSLVQAGWDTDVAARPHGQRTTVVAHVDVETGMASLHLGPLLSDDDRRYLLCDATCEVWFERAGQVIGSGRETRTISRRLRRALEHRDHGTCVIPGCGATRGLHAHHIKHWEDDGPTELANLVLVCPFHHRLHHRGGITITGPADRLMVTDASGRTLEAGSLARPPTTPPPQVPPCPGPTGERADWWWYTPFQPPPTTTN is encoded by the coding sequence ATGTCTTCGAGCGCAACATCTTTGGCCGCCGCTGGGATGACTCCCGCGCAGCGGCTGGAGGTGTTGTTCGACGAGCTCGCGGAGCTGACCGGTCACCGCAACTCCATTGACGGCCGCATCGTGGAGATCGTCGCCGAAATCGACCACGACGGATTGTGGGGTAACACCGGGGCACGATCGGTCCAGGGGTTGGTGGCGTGGAAGCTCGGGATGTCATCGGCGAATGCGGGCGCGATCGCCACCATCGCCCACCGGTTGCCGGAGTTCCCGCGTTGCGCGGAAGGGCTGCGGGAAGGCCGATTCTCGCTGGATCAGATCGGCGTCATCGCCAACAAGGCCGCCGACGGATCCGATGAGCATTACGCGCAATTGGCCGAAAACGCGACCGTTGGCCAACTGCGCACCGCCATCAAACTCGAACCGCGACCCGAACCCCAACCAGCACCTGAGAAGGAGTCGGAGTCGCGGCACGAGCCGCCACGGTCGATCACCAAAACCTCCGACGATCAGTCCGCCACGTGGCACATCACGCTGCCCCACGACGAAGCAGCGGTGTTCGACGCCGCGTTGCAGTCGCATCAGGATGGGTTGGTCGCCGAGTGGAGGCGCGCCCACGCCGACGCGGTGTCCGAACACACCCCGCCGTTTCCGAACGCTGTGGATGGGTTCATGAGTTTGGTGCAGGCCGGGTGGGACACCGATGTGGCGGCCCGACCTCACGGGCAGCGCACCACCGTCGTCGCGCACGTCGACGTCGAAACCGGCATGGCCTCACTGCATCTGGGGCCGCTGCTCTCCGATGACGACCGCCGTTACCTGTTGTGCGATGCGACCTGCGAAGTGTGGTTTGAACGTGCCGGCCAGGTGATCGGTTCGGGACGCGAGACCCGGACCATCAGCCGCCGACTGCGCCGCGCCCTGGAACACCGCGACCACGGCACCTGCGTGATACCGGGCTGCGGAGCCACCCGCGGTCTGCACGCCCACCACATCAAACACTGGGAAGACGACGGGCCCACCGAGCTGGCCAACCTGGTTTTGGTGTGCCCATTTCATCATCGGCTGCATCATCGCGGCGGCATCACCATCACCGGCCCCGCCGATCGCCTCATGGTCACCGACGCGTCGGGCCGCACGCTCGAAGCGGGGTCGTTGGCCCGGCCCCCGACCACACCCCCACCCCAGGTTCCACCGTGCCCGGGGCCTACCGGAGAACGGGCCGACTGGTGGTGGTACACACCCTTCCAACCACCACCAACAACCACCAACTGA
- a CDS encoding MFS transporter, producing the protein MSTQLPRAAQTGATSRAAGLWPVLLCWLAVALDGYDLVVLGVVIPTLLDSEALGFTGPTITTASTLGLVGMGIGAILIGPLTDRFGRRHSLIISVAVFSLCTVATGLAQSVGQFTTFRFLAGLGLGGCLPTALAFMSEHAPTGRGGSAITRMMTGYHVGAVLSALLALWLVEDYGWRSMFVVGGALGILTLPFMWAKLPESAAYLRAVERSEQSGAGTLASSADVVKGRYLRISIGLCVASFMGLLLVYGLNTWLPTIMRDAGYSIQQGTTLILVLNIGAVLGLLVAGHIADTRGNKRAVLAWFGLAAVFLALLSIKMETRLLVYATVLMAGIFVFSAQVLVYAFVGHLYPPEIRGTALGVAAGVGRVGAIVGPSLGGALVTAGVAYPWGFYAFTLAAVLAALTLATVPAHVDGVV; encoded by the coding sequence ATGTCCACACAACTTCCGCGGGCGGCGCAGACCGGCGCCACTTCCCGAGCGGCCGGCCTCTGGCCCGTGCTGCTCTGCTGGTTGGCGGTCGCCCTCGACGGCTACGACCTCGTCGTCCTCGGCGTCGTCATCCCGACCCTCCTCGACTCCGAGGCACTCGGCTTCACCGGGCCCACCATCACCACGGCCTCCACGTTGGGCTTGGTCGGCATGGGTATCGGCGCCATCCTGATCGGGCCGCTGACCGACCGGTTCGGCCGGCGCCACAGCCTGATCATCAGCGTCGCCGTGTTCTCGCTCTGCACGGTCGCGACCGGCCTCGCGCAGAGCGTCGGTCAGTTCACGACCTTCCGATTCCTGGCCGGGCTCGGCCTCGGCGGCTGTCTGCCGACCGCACTCGCGTTCATGAGTGAGCACGCACCGACCGGCCGCGGCGGCTCCGCGATCACCCGGATGATGACCGGCTACCACGTGGGGGCTGTGCTGTCCGCGTTGCTGGCGCTGTGGTTGGTCGAGGACTACGGCTGGCGGTCGATGTTCGTGGTTGGCGGCGCCCTGGGGATACTGACGCTCCCGTTCATGTGGGCGAAGCTGCCCGAGTCCGCGGCCTACCTCCGCGCCGTCGAGCGCAGCGAGCAGTCCGGAGCAGGCACCCTGGCGAGCAGCGCCGACGTGGTCAAGGGTCGCTACCTACGGATCAGCATCGGCCTGTGCGTTGCCTCGTTCATGGGTCTGCTGCTGGTGTATGGGCTCAACACCTGGCTGCCGACGATCATGCGCGACGCGGGCTATTCGATTCAGCAGGGCACCACGTTGATCCTGGTCCTCAATATCGGCGCGGTGCTGGGCCTGTTGGTGGCGGGCCACATCGCCGATACCCGGGGCAACAAGCGTGCGGTCCTGGCGTGGTTCGGGCTCGCCGCAGTGTTTCTGGCGCTGCTGTCGATCAAGATGGAGACCCGGCTTCTGGTCTACGCCACGGTACTGATGGCAGGAATCTTCGTGTTCAGCGCCCAGGTACTGGTTTATGCGTTCGTCGGTCACCTCTACCCGCCCGAGATCCGCGGCACCGCTCTGGGTGTGGCAGCCGGGGTCGGCCGGGTCGGAGCGATCGTGGGCCCCTCGCTCGGCGGCGCGTTGGTGACGGCCGGGGTCGCCTACCCGTGGGGCTTTTATGCCTTCACGTTGGCGGCCGTCCTCGCCGCGCTGACCCTGGCGACGGTTCCGGCGCACGTAGACGGTGTCGTCTGA